The Metabacillus litoralis genome contains a region encoding:
- the radC gene encoding RadC family protein, with product METSTFKIRDFPQDERPRERLLNEGSDKLSNQELLAILLRTGTKKESVLDLSQKLLKHFEGLRMLKDASVEEITTISGIGTAKAVQILAALELGRRINRLTYEDRYVIRSPQDGANYVMEEMRFLSQEHFVCLYLNTKNQVLHKQTVFIGSLNASIVHPREVFKEALKRSAASLICVHNHPSGDPSPSREDIEVTKRLSECGKVLGIELLDHLIIGEQKFVSLKEKGYM from the coding sequence ATGGAAACATCAACTTTTAAAATCCGGGATTTCCCTCAAGATGAACGACCGAGAGAACGCTTGTTAAACGAAGGTTCTGATAAGCTTTCTAATCAGGAACTATTAGCCATTTTGTTACGAACAGGCACAAAGAAAGAATCTGTACTAGATTTGTCACAAAAACTGTTAAAGCATTTTGAAGGCCTAAGAATGTTAAAAGACGCATCTGTTGAGGAGATTACGACAATTTCAGGGATTGGAACCGCTAAGGCAGTCCAAATATTAGCTGCTCTTGAGCTTGGGCGCAGAATCAACCGTTTAACGTATGAAGATCGGTATGTTATTCGTTCTCCGCAGGATGGTGCGAATTATGTTATGGAAGAAATGCGTTTTTTAAGTCAGGAACACTTTGTTTGTCTCTACTTGAATACAAAAAATCAAGTACTTCATAAACAAACCGTGTTTATTGGCAGTCTTAACGCATCTATAGTACATCCAAGGGAGGTTTTTAAGGAAGCGTTAAAAAGATCTGCGGCTTCTTTAATATGTGTCCATAATCATCCCTCGGGCGACCCGTCACCGAGTAGAGAAGACATTGAGGTAACAAAACGGTTATCAGAATGTGGAAAGGTGTTAGGTATAGAACTTTTGGACCATCTTATCATTGGTGAACAAAAATTTGTTAGTCTGAAAGAAAAAGGCTACATGTAA